The Natranaerobius trueperi genome segment ATTGGTACAACTGCAGCAATAGTACCATTAACAGTAGCTAGTATACCTTTTGCAGCTAGGATGGTAGAAAGCTCTTTAAAAGAGATAGATTCAGGTGTAATAGAGTCAGCTATAGCCATGGGTGCAAGTCCCTGGCAGATTATATTAAAAGTTTTAATACCAGAAGCTTTACCTGGATTGATATTAGGTGGAACTATAACCATTATTAACTTAATTAGTTACTCTGCCATGGCAGGTGTTGTGGGAGGAGGTGGAATAGGTACTCTAGCTATAAACTACGGTTATTATCGGTTTCAAACAGATGTAATGATTGCAACAGTAGTAGTGTTGATAATTCTAGTTCAAGGTATTCAAGCTATAGGAAACTTTACTGCTAAAAAGGTAGATAAAAGAGTTAACAAATAAAATTAGGGGGTTTTTAAAATGAAAAAAAGATTGATAATATTAACAATTTTAATTGTTTCTATTAGTTTAGTCGGATGTCAAAACTCTGATAATGAAGATACTTTAGAGGTTATAGCAACTCCAATGCCGCATGCAGAGATATTAGAAGAAGCTAAACTATTACTAGAAGATAAAGGAATTAATTTAGAGATAGTTGTGGTTGATGATTATGTAACTCCAAATAACTCACTTGCACAAGGTGAGGCTGATGCTAACTTCTTTCAACATGCTCCATATTTTGAAAATTTCATAGAAGAAAATGATCTAGATTTAA includes the following:
- a CDS encoding methionine ABC transporter permease, whose translation is MVDIFQQLNELLDLLLPALYETFYMVGVSITITYLLGLPLGITLVVTEKGHILECQSVQKISGTIVNIFRSTPFIILMVAIIPFTVLIVGRSIGTTAAIVPLTVASIPFAARMVESSLKEIDSGVIESAIAMGASPWQIILKVLIPEALPGLILGGTITIINLISYSAMAGVVGGGGIGTLAINYGYYRFQTDVMIATVVVLIILVQGIQAIGNFTAKKVDKRVNK